In Papaver somniferum cultivar HN1 chromosome 1, ASM357369v1, whole genome shotgun sequence, a genomic segment contains:
- the LOC113323900 gene encoding midasin-like has product MEEVDQCIEQYENTNLGDTSAGSKNYTKQPIISPSRPRSKKHYVERLSYENVKSGDTSAGSKNSTKQLMYQTSQIQKQSPDEWEERYENFSFEEASYLTSQIQKQSPDERIGEWEEPYDLFGFGDEYAGSCKQPMCPTSQIQKQPTDEWKRRYENFSRAGAYVGSTRKPVCPTSQIQKQSIDLKVSLQMFLQEATTFADHWTDVNRTYDDRRSFDTFLWLLEMFGLDWRKYMSEDNDIYISNQPNRWLSLEASSDDVVQLFPETGPNSNWVIATKYYNGSLSLMELLQRIRSESGNDFSREQAGLLCSFLDHLIMIQQEQRVVACSFSKHLEQLRKSDAAASLAFSTNDVDDDGDRNMCPLILSEHTIDYSMWQQKHLFDSLYIISRESTWLLKKLKDSRFTSPSLIEESNKILEIIMDFIPKFKKSKELLGQYLLDNLLGYPFIEDESMQLMQENKEILYHFGNHIKDLQVKGVGRGSVIENILGCLGDVCNVLMDDYGELDSSSDGDFEFSWAVADTINLIERARKTLNPDRFSTLTGGSPLGNIAIWRILFESSLINLRLDLISKKHGEVIKLGVKVLDDTEEKSDLVATLLQWLHEKTSLLLSDGEGILLDFLAMHKTVAEITYMLGDAFTTGGAGMKELSGETSHGSSSTNDKETEMVLDFPWDKHNVLGYTEIDLNDPNTRLLGYPCCDFYGPDDDDGFDST; this is encoded by the exons ATGGAAGAAGTGGATCAATGTATAGAGCAATATGAAAACACCAATCTTGGAGATACATCTGCAGGTTCCAAGAATTACACCAAACAACCTATTATATCTCCTAGTAGACCTCGAAGCAAGAAACATTATGTAGAGCGATTAAGTTACGAAAACGTCAAATCTGGAGATACATCTGCAGGTTCCAAGAATTCCACCAAACAACTTATGTATCAAACATCTCAAATCCAGAAACAATCGCCAGATGAATGGGAAGAGCGATATGAAAATTTCAGTTTTGAGGAAGCTAGTTATCTAACATCTCAAATCCAGAAACAGTCGCCAGATGAACGGATAGGTGAATGGGAAGAGCCATATGATCTTTTCGGTTTCGGAGATGAATATGCAGGTTCCTGCAAACAACCTATGTGTCCAACATCTCAAATCCAGAAACAACCGACAGATGAATGGAAAAGGCGGTATGAAAATTTCAGTCGTGCAGGTGCATATGTAGGTTCCACCAGAAAACCTGTATGTCCAACATCTCAAATCCAGAAACAATCAATTGATTTAAAGGTATCACTTCAGATGTTTCTCCAAGAAGCAACAACTTTTGCAGATCACTGGACGGATGTCAACAGAACGTATGATGACAGGAGATCATTCGATACGTTTCTTTGGCTGTTAGAAATGTTTGGGCTAGATTGGCGCAAGTATATGTCTGAG GATAATGATATCTACATTAGTAACCAACCAAACAGATGGTTGTCTCTTGAGGCGTCGTCAGATGATGTGGTGCAATTATTTCCAGAGACAGGTCCTAATTCAAACTGGGTTATTGCAACTAAATACTACAACGGAAGCTTGTCATTGATGGAGCTTTTACAAAGAATTCGTTCAGAATCTGGCAATGATTTCAGCCGAGAGCAG GCTGGATTGTTGTGTTCTTTCCTCGATCACCTCATCATGATACAACAGGAGCAGCGAGTTGTTGCATGTAGTTTCTCTAAGCATCTGGAACAATTGAGAAAGTCTGATGCAGCTGCCTCACTTGCATTTTCTAccaatgatgttgatgatgatggagatAGGAACATGTGTCCTTTGATCCTCTCCGAGCACACCATAGACTACTCTATGTGGCAACAAAAG CACCTATTTGATAGTCTGTATATCATTTCACGTGAATCGACTTGGTTGCTGAAGAAACTCAAGGATTCCCGTTTTACTAGTCCCTCATTGATCGAGGAGTCCAACAAGATTCTTGAAATTATCATGGATTTTATTCCAAAGTTTAAGAAATCCAAG GAATTGTTGGGTCAGTATCTTCTCGATAACTTACTTGGTTATCCTTTTATCGAGGATGAATCGATGCAGTTGATgcaggaaaataaagaaattttaTATCATTTTGGAAACCATATAAAAGATCTCCAAGTGAAAGGTGTCGGCAGAGGATCTGTTATAGAGAACATACTTGGTTGTCTTGGAGATGTATGTAATGTTTTGATGGATGATTATGGGGAACTAGATAGCTCGTCTGATGGTGATTTTGAATTTTCCTGGGCTGTGGCAGACACGATTAATCTGATAGAACGAGCAAGAAAGACACTCAATCCAGATAGATTTTCTACTCTTACTGGAGGCTCGCCTCTTGGAAATATTGCTATATGGAGAATTCTATTTGAATCATCACTAATCAATCTTCGATTGGATCTTATAAGTAAAAAGCATGGTGAAGTAATCAAACTCGGG GTTAAAGTGTTAGATGACACGGAAGAGAAATCCGATTTGGTAGCGACACTTTTGCAATGGCTTCATGAAAAGACTAGTTTGTTATTGTCAGATGGGGAGGGCATTCTGCTTGACTTTCTCGCCATGCACAAAACA GTGGCAGAAATTACTTATATGCTAGGCGATGCTTTTACAACTGGTGGCGCTGGTATGAAAGAATTGAGTGGTGAAACATCTCATGGGAGTTCAAGCACG AATGATAAAGAAACGGAGATGGTACTCGATTTCCCTTGGGATAAACACAATGTTCTTGGTTATACTGAGATTGACTTGAACGATCCTAATACGAGATTGTTGGGATATCCATGCTGCGACTTTTATGGTCCAGATGACGACGACGGCTTTGACTCTACATAG